Proteins co-encoded in one Desulfobulbaceae bacterium genomic window:
- a CDS encoding 16S rRNA (uracil(1498)-N(3))-methyltransferase has translation MRRFFIDPTLITGDNTTIIDQEARHISTVLRLKPGNVIELFDGTGLVYQVEISTVSKSSIKAKITKRSYHQLKAPFLTLAQSVIKGKKMDLIVQKATELGVSTFQPIISQHCDIKTVPNGQLDRWQRISLEACKQCNRPTPMICLPTISIDQLIFQANLSTTKFIFWENSSPAPLPQQLTPLDGHVLILIGPEGGFSKSEVQGATRQGFVPKTLGPLILRAETAAITAISIIQFLLGNLNQPECPIEFTDSTPPQTIS, from the coding sequence ATGCGTCGTTTTTTCATTGATCCAACTTTGATTACTGGTGATAACACCACCATCATTGACCAAGAAGCTCGCCACATAAGCACCGTCCTCCGGCTTAAACCAGGAAATGTTATTGAACTTTTCGACGGGACTGGTCTTGTTTATCAGGTAGAGATCTCCACTGTCAGCAAATCCTCTATCAAGGCCAAGATAACCAAAAGGAGTTATCATCAGTTAAAAGCGCCATTTCTCACTTTGGCTCAATCCGTAATAAAAGGAAAAAAAATGGACCTGATAGTCCAGAAAGCTACAGAGTTAGGAGTTTCAACTTTCCAACCAATTATCTCTCAGCATTGCGACATCAAGACTGTCCCAAACGGACAGCTCGACCGCTGGCAACGCATCTCTCTAGAGGCCTGCAAGCAATGCAACAGGCCGACCCCTATGATCTGCCTTCCTACTATCAGCATTGATCAACTCATTTTCCAAGCCAACCTATCAACAACCAAATTTATTTTCTGGGAAAACAGCTCACCCGCTCCCCTTCCTCAACAACTAACGCCACTTGATGGCCACGTTCTTATCTTGATAGGACCTGAGGGTGGCTTTTCCAAATCTGAGGTGCAGGGCGCAACCCGACAGGGTTTCGTCCCAAAAACCCTAGGCCCACTAATCCTTCGCGCTGAAACAGCAGCCATTACCGCCATATCGATTATTCAATTTCTCCTGGGCAATTTAAACCAGCCCGAATGTCCAATCGAATTCACAGACTCGACTCCTCCTCAAACGATTTCATAG
- a CDS encoding D-tyrosyl-tRNA(Tyr) deacylase has translation MKAIIQLVSQASVSVNQHVVSSIGSGLLILLGIGRLDTEKEAHYLAEKIAELRIFPDHNGQMNRSVKDVDGEILVVSQFTLFGDCRKGRRPSYNQAAPPETAKHLYLYFVEYIKKFGRPVSCGQFQATMEVHLTNQGPVTIILDTDKTP, from the coding sequence ATGAAGGCAATCATCCAACTCGTCAGCCAAGCATCAGTCTCCGTTAATCAACACGTTGTTAGCTCTATAGGATCAGGACTCCTTATCCTCCTCGGAATCGGCCGTTTGGATACCGAAAAGGAAGCTCACTACCTAGCCGAAAAAATTGCCGAACTAAGGATATTTCCGGATCACAACGGACAAATGAACAGATCTGTCAAGGATGTTGACGGAGAAATTTTAGTAGTGTCACAATTTACATTATTTGGAGACTGCCGAAAGGGGAGGCGTCCCTCATACAATCAAGCAGCCCCCCCAGAAACAGCCAAACACCTTTATCTCTATTTCGTAGAATACATAAAAAAATTCGGTCGTCCTGTCTCCTGTGGCCAATTCCAGGCCACGATGGAGGTCCACCTAACAAACCAAGGTCCAGTTACCATTATTCTCGATACCGACAAAACCCCCTAG
- a CDS encoding GGDEF domain-containing protein, translating into MVHTKVPNSYILPPTLCTILAFHAAKNEFPPPTTSRLLCGTALANYVTNDNGNNTLSYIKNGKQTGENMQTTRDHCDFSCTEKMCIILDNAGVPRDNKWRSLVMYMRGLSYHDYLNHQQKGQLQSLLTKIFIEKQFTDEKFAELMDKNEKIFSAPYIKKIQLTLTESQKLLQEFQATLRYRRGDIKDLEESTVNALAMGQDPEKVIASLRVAFKDLIRSMDQDVARLDQLCRTDSLTNLYNRRAFDEFITDSIEKSWQRALPVSLIVLDIDNFKLFNDKYGHQVGDQALVAVAKIIRHCTHDYTNNMPGEIYTARFGGEEFAVIMPGVKEEKATFLAEIIRKSVEDYNFLIRNEKGEVIQKGIRVTISLGVAELQADQHTAHGAESLFHNTDLALFHAKGQGKNRVVRFREIQS; encoded by the coding sequence ATGGTGCATACAAAAGTACCAAATTCATACATCCTGCCACCCACACTTTGCACTATCCTGGCATTTCATGCAGCAAAAAATGAGTTTCCACCTCCCACCACTTCCCGACTTCTTTGTGGCACAGCCCTTGCTAATTATGTGACCAACGATAACGGCAATAACACATTGTCGTACATTAAAAACGGAAAACAGACGGGAGAGAATATGCAAACGACTCGGGATCATTGTGATTTTTCATGCACTGAAAAAATGTGTATCATTCTGGACAACGCGGGTGTCCCTCGAGACAACAAGTGGCGATCCCTGGTCATGTACATGCGGGGCCTCAGCTACCATGACTATTTAAACCACCAGCAAAAAGGCCAACTCCAATCACTGCTAACAAAAATATTCATTGAGAAACAATTCACTGATGAAAAATTTGCGGAACTTATGGACAAGAATGAGAAAATCTTCTCAGCTCCCTATATCAAAAAAATCCAGCTGACCCTGACTGAATCACAAAAACTCCTTCAGGAATTCCAAGCAACACTTCGCTATCGTCGAGGAGACATCAAGGACCTCGAAGAAAGCACAGTCAATGCATTAGCCATGGGGCAGGACCCGGAAAAAGTCATCGCCTCCCTCCGAGTCGCGTTTAAAGATCTGATAAGGAGTATGGATCAGGACGTGGCTCGACTTGATCAATTATGTCGTACGGACAGCTTGACAAACCTTTACAATCGCCGAGCTTTTGATGAGTTCATAACAGATTCAATCGAAAAATCCTGGCAACGGGCACTACCTGTCTCTCTCATTGTCCTTGATATTGATAATTTCAAATTATTTAATGACAAATATGGCCACCAAGTTGGAGACCAAGCCCTGGTGGCAGTAGCAAAAATCATCAGGCATTGCACCCATGACTACACAAACAATATGCCTGGAGAGATCTACACCGCCCGTTTTGGAGGGGAAGAATTCGCTGTCATCATGCCAGGTGTAAAAGAAGAAAAAGCTACTTTTCTAGCTGAAATAATTAGAAAATCTGTTGAAGATTACAATTTTCTAATTCGCAATGAAAAAGGGGAGGTTATTCAAAAAGGAATCAGGGTCACCATCAGCCTTGGAGTTGCTGAACTACAAGCTGATCAACATACTGCCCATGGAGCCGAGTCATTATTTCATAATACCGACCTCGCTCTATTTCACGCCAAGGGGCAAGGGAAAAATCGAGTTGTGCGATTTAGAGAAATTCAGTCATGA